In Gopherus flavomarginatus isolate rGopFla2 chromosome 1, rGopFla2.mat.asm, whole genome shotgun sequence, a single genomic region encodes these proteins:
- the LOC127032639 gene encoding NADH-cytochrome b5 reductase 3 isoform X1, with translation MGAQLSRLGVIVTYPLWLIYSWFTRLFRNPPPAITLENSEVKYPLRLIDKEEISHDTRRFRFALPTREHILGLPVGQHIYLSARINGNLVVRPYTPVSSDDDKGYVDLVVKIYFKGVHPKFPDGGKMSQYLDSLKLGDTIDFRGPSGLLVYKGKGTFAIRAEKKSEPVLKTVKYVGMIAGGTGITPMLQLIRAIMKDKDDPTVCQLLFANQTEKDILLRSELEEVQVQHPERFKLWYTLDRAPENWDYSQGFVSQDMLREHMPPPQDDVLILMCGPPPMIQYACLPNLEKLGYTKDMRFSY, from the exons ATGGGGGCGCAGCTCAGCAGG CTTGGAGTGATTGTGACGTACCCGTTATGGCTAATCTACAGCTGGTTCACAAGACTCTTTAGGAATCCCCCTCCTGCAATTACCCTGGAGAACTCTGAAGTGAAATACCCATTAAGGCTGATTGACAAAGAG gaAATTAGCCACGACACGAGAAGATTTCGCTTTGCCCTTCCAACTCGAGAGCACATTCTAGGTCTCCCTGTTG GACAGCATATTTATCTTTCTGCACGGATTAATGGAAATCTGGTTGTCAGACCCTACACACCAGTCTCCAGCGATGACGACAAAGGCTATGTGGATCTTGTTGTTAAG atttattttaaagGGGTCCATCCAAAGTTCCCCGATGGAGGGAAGATGTCTCAATATTTAGACAGCTTGAAATTAGGGgataccattgacttcagaggtccCAGTGGATTACTTGTCTACAAGGGAAAAG GCACGTTTGCTATTCGTGCTGAGAAGAAATCtgaacctgttcttaaaacagtGAAATATGTTGGAATGATTGCAGGTGGAACTG GCATAACTCCTATGCTGCAGCTCATTCGCGCCATCATGAAGGACAAAGATGATCCCACGGTTTGTCAGCTGCTGTTTGCTAATCAG ACTGAGAAAGACATCCTGTTACGTTCAGAACTGGAGGAAGTTCAGGTTCAGCATCCAGAACGCTTTAAGCTTTGGTACACATTGGACAGAGCACCTGAGA ATTGGGATTATAGCCAGGGATTTGTGAGTCAAGACATGCTCAGAGAACACATGCCCCCTCCTCAAGATGATGTTCTAATCCTCATGTGCGGCCCTCCTCCAATGATCCAGTATGCTTGCTTACCTAACCTTGAAAAACTGGGATACACCAAGGACATGAGATTCTCCTACTAA
- the LOC127032639 gene encoding NADH-cytochrome b5 reductase 3 isoform X2 produces MQKLGVIVTYPLWLIYSWFTRLFRNPPPAITLENSEVKYPLRLIDKEEISHDTRRFRFALPTREHILGLPVGQHIYLSARINGNLVVRPYTPVSSDDDKGYVDLVVKIYFKGVHPKFPDGGKMSQYLDSLKLGDTIDFRGPSGLLVYKGKGTFAIRAEKKSEPVLKTVKYVGMIAGGTGITPMLQLIRAIMKDKDDPTVCQLLFANQTEKDILLRSELEEVQVQHPERFKLWYTLDRAPENWDYSQGFVSQDMLREHMPPPQDDVLILMCGPPPMIQYACLPNLEKLGYTKDMRFSY; encoded by the exons ATGCAAAAG CTTGGAGTGATTGTGACGTACCCGTTATGGCTAATCTACAGCTGGTTCACAAGACTCTTTAGGAATCCCCCTCCTGCAATTACCCTGGAGAACTCTGAAGTGAAATACCCATTAAGGCTGATTGACAAAGAG gaAATTAGCCACGACACGAGAAGATTTCGCTTTGCCCTTCCAACTCGAGAGCACATTCTAGGTCTCCCTGTTG GACAGCATATTTATCTTTCTGCACGGATTAATGGAAATCTGGTTGTCAGACCCTACACACCAGTCTCCAGCGATGACGACAAAGGCTATGTGGATCTTGTTGTTAAG atttattttaaagGGGTCCATCCAAAGTTCCCCGATGGAGGGAAGATGTCTCAATATTTAGACAGCTTGAAATTAGGGgataccattgacttcagaggtccCAGTGGATTACTTGTCTACAAGGGAAAAG GCACGTTTGCTATTCGTGCTGAGAAGAAATCtgaacctgttcttaaaacagtGAAATATGTTGGAATGATTGCAGGTGGAACTG GCATAACTCCTATGCTGCAGCTCATTCGCGCCATCATGAAGGACAAAGATGATCCCACGGTTTGTCAGCTGCTGTTTGCTAATCAG ACTGAGAAAGACATCCTGTTACGTTCAGAACTGGAGGAAGTTCAGGTTCAGCATCCAGAACGCTTTAAGCTTTGGTACACATTGGACAGAGCACCTGAGA ATTGGGATTATAGCCAGGGATTTGTGAGTCAAGACATGCTCAGAGAACACATGCCCCCTCCTCAAGATGATGTTCTAATCCTCATGTGCGGCCCTCCTCCAATGATCCAGTATGCTTGCTTACCTAACCTTGAAAAACTGGGATACACCAAGGACATGAGATTCTCCTACTAA